A genomic region of Nymphaea colorata isolate Beijing-Zhang1983 chromosome 2, ASM883128v2, whole genome shotgun sequence contains the following coding sequences:
- the LOC116247607 gene encoding serine/threonine-protein kinase PBS1-like isoform X1 gives MVQSSHSWLSGLLHSALGEDGRMMGCFPCFDSQEDFHVKNVEEVKKEGPPSVSAYASRISAGTEKLYPRPLSAPTRGIPGPNERPEVNKIAATTFTFRELAGVTNNFRQDCLLGEGGFGRVYKGRLESTGQIVAVKQLDRNGLQGNREFLVEVLMLSLLHHPNLVNLIGYCAEGDQRLLVYEFMPLGSLEDHLHDLPPDKEPLDWNTRMKIAAGAAKGLEYLHDKANPPVIYRDFKSSNILLGEGFHPKLSDFGLAKLGPTGDKSHVSTRVMGTYGYCAPEYAMTGQLTVKSDVYSFGVVFLELITGRKAIDSTRPQPEQNLVQWARPLFGDRKKFPKMADPLLQGQFPMRGLYQALAVAAMCLQEQAATRPMIGDVVTALSFLANQNYDPNAAQGIRAVKEDRKSRRVGADEDKGGQTMYKEEGGGSAITWDLNESDKDYSPKDAINHNRDLDRERAVAEAKIWGENWRDKKKTDAYVNTTNV, from the exons ATGGTGCAGTCGTCCCATTCGTGGCTATCAGGATTGCTACATTCTGCATTGGGAGAAGACGGTCGCATGATGGGCTGTTTCCCTTGCTTTGACTCCCAGGAGGATTTTCATGTTAAGAACGTCGAGGAGGTCAAGAAGGAGGGACCTCCATCCGTGTCGGCTTATGCTTCGAGGATTTCTGCAG GAACAGAGAAGTTATACCCGAGGCCACTCTCTGCCCCGACGAGGGGAATTCCAGGTCCCAACGAACGGCCTGAAGTGAATAAAATTGCAGCGACGACGTTCACATTTCGCGAGCTCGCTGGGGTGACGAATAACTTCAGACAGGATTGTCTTCTGGGGGAAGGTGGATTTGGACGGGTTTATAAAGGTCGACTCGAAAGTACAGGGCAG ATTGTTGCTGTAAAACAACTGGACAGAAATGGACTACAGGGGAACAGGGAATTCCTAGTGGAGGTTCTCATGCTTAGCCTTTTACATCATCCTAATCTTGTGAATTTGATCGGATATTGTGCCGAGGGGGACCAACGCCTTCTTGTGTATGAATTCATGCCGTTGGGGTCCTTGGAAGATCATTTGCATG ACCTCCCTCCTGACAAAGAACCACTGGACTGGAACACAAGAATGAAAATTGCTGCTGGTGCAGCCAAAGGATTGGAGTACCTGCATGACAAAGCAAATCCTCCTGTCATATATAGAGACTTTAAATCATCCAACATACTACTGGGTGAAGGTTTCCACCCAAAGCTCTCTGATTTTGGTCTTGCAAAACTTGGTCCAACTGGGGACAAGTCTCATGTCTCCACTAGGGTGATGGGAACATATGGTTACTGTGCTCCTGAATATGCCATGACTGGACAGCTTACAGTCAAATCTGATGTCTACAGTTTTGGTGTGGTTTTTCTGGAGCTCATTACAGGAAGAAAGGCAATTGATTCTACAAGACCGCAACCTGAACAGAACCTTGTTCAGTGG GCTCGCCCACTTTTTGGTGACCGTAAGAAGTTTCCAAAAATGGCTGATCCACTATTACAGGGCCAGTTTCCAATGCGAGGCTTGTATCAAGCACTTGCAGTGGCTGCAATGTGTCTTCAAGAACAGGCAGCCACACGCCCAATGATTGGAGATGTAGTGACGGCTCTGTCCTTTTTGGCAAATCAAAATTATGATCCCAATGCAGCTCAAGGCATCAGAGCAGTCAAGGAGGACAGAAAGAGCCGAAGGGTTGGTGCTGATGAGGACAAAGGAGGACAGACTATGTACAAGGAAGAAGGTGGAGGCTCGGCTATTACATGGGACTTGAACGAATCAGATAAAGATTATTCCCCCAAGGATGCCATAAACCACAACAGGGATTTggatagagagagagcagtTGCTGAGGCTAAAATATGGGGAGAAAATTGGAGGGACAAGAAGAAAACGGATGCATATGTAAATACAACAAATGTATAA
- the LOC116247607 gene encoding serine/threonine-protein kinase PBS1-like isoform X2 — translation MVQSSHSWLSGLLHSALGEDGRMMGCFPCFDSQEDFHVKNVEEVKKEGPPSVSAYASRISAEKLYPRPLSAPTRGIPGPNERPEVNKIAATTFTFRELAGVTNNFRQDCLLGEGGFGRVYKGRLESTGQIVAVKQLDRNGLQGNREFLVEVLMLSLLHHPNLVNLIGYCAEGDQRLLVYEFMPLGSLEDHLHDLPPDKEPLDWNTRMKIAAGAAKGLEYLHDKANPPVIYRDFKSSNILLGEGFHPKLSDFGLAKLGPTGDKSHVSTRVMGTYGYCAPEYAMTGQLTVKSDVYSFGVVFLELITGRKAIDSTRPQPEQNLVQWARPLFGDRKKFPKMADPLLQGQFPMRGLYQALAVAAMCLQEQAATRPMIGDVVTALSFLANQNYDPNAAQGIRAVKEDRKSRRVGADEDKGGQTMYKEEGGGSAITWDLNESDKDYSPKDAINHNRDLDRERAVAEAKIWGENWRDKKKTDAYVNTTNV, via the exons ATGGTGCAGTCGTCCCATTCGTGGCTATCAGGATTGCTACATTCTGCATTGGGAGAAGACGGTCGCATGATGGGCTGTTTCCCTTGCTTTGACTCCCAGGAGGATTTTCATGTTAAGAACGTCGAGGAGGTCAAGAAGGAGGGACCTCCATCCGTGTCGGCTTATGCTTCGAGGATTTCTGCAG AGAAGTTATACCCGAGGCCACTCTCTGCCCCGACGAGGGGAATTCCAGGTCCCAACGAACGGCCTGAAGTGAATAAAATTGCAGCGACGACGTTCACATTTCGCGAGCTCGCTGGGGTGACGAATAACTTCAGACAGGATTGTCTTCTGGGGGAAGGTGGATTTGGACGGGTTTATAAAGGTCGACTCGAAAGTACAGGGCAG ATTGTTGCTGTAAAACAACTGGACAGAAATGGACTACAGGGGAACAGGGAATTCCTAGTGGAGGTTCTCATGCTTAGCCTTTTACATCATCCTAATCTTGTGAATTTGATCGGATATTGTGCCGAGGGGGACCAACGCCTTCTTGTGTATGAATTCATGCCGTTGGGGTCCTTGGAAGATCATTTGCATG ACCTCCCTCCTGACAAAGAACCACTGGACTGGAACACAAGAATGAAAATTGCTGCTGGTGCAGCCAAAGGATTGGAGTACCTGCATGACAAAGCAAATCCTCCTGTCATATATAGAGACTTTAAATCATCCAACATACTACTGGGTGAAGGTTTCCACCCAAAGCTCTCTGATTTTGGTCTTGCAAAACTTGGTCCAACTGGGGACAAGTCTCATGTCTCCACTAGGGTGATGGGAACATATGGTTACTGTGCTCCTGAATATGCCATGACTGGACAGCTTACAGTCAAATCTGATGTCTACAGTTTTGGTGTGGTTTTTCTGGAGCTCATTACAGGAAGAAAGGCAATTGATTCTACAAGACCGCAACCTGAACAGAACCTTGTTCAGTGG GCTCGCCCACTTTTTGGTGACCGTAAGAAGTTTCCAAAAATGGCTGATCCACTATTACAGGGCCAGTTTCCAATGCGAGGCTTGTATCAAGCACTTGCAGTGGCTGCAATGTGTCTTCAAGAACAGGCAGCCACACGCCCAATGATTGGAGATGTAGTGACGGCTCTGTCCTTTTTGGCAAATCAAAATTATGATCCCAATGCAGCTCAAGGCATCAGAGCAGTCAAGGAGGACAGAAAGAGCCGAAGGGTTGGTGCTGATGAGGACAAAGGAGGACAGACTATGTACAAGGAAGAAGGTGGAGGCTCGGCTATTACATGGGACTTGAACGAATCAGATAAAGATTATTCCCCCAAGGATGCCATAAACCACAACAGGGATTTggatagagagagagcagtTGCTGAGGCTAAAATATGGGGAGAAAATTGGAGGGACAAGAAGAAAACGGATGCATATGTAAATACAACAAATGTATAA